One segment of uncultured Propionivibrio sp. DNA contains the following:
- the hrpA gene encoding ATP-dependent RNA helicase HrpA, with product MNSRSARSEFDDCLAADQRRLRSMARDLRHLFGAKRDALQADFEKLIERSRAAVAVRRENLPKPKFPAELPVNERRAEIAALIARHQVVIVCGETGSGKTTQLPKICLELGRGTTGLIGHTQPRRIAARSTAARIAQELESELGRHVGYKIRFTDRTSPQSYVKLMTDGILLAETQGDPWLLNYDTLIIDEAHERSLNIDFLLGYLKQLLPKRPDLKLIITSATIDAERFAQHFNQAPVIEVSGRLYPVDIRYRPVQAEEAEEDDERDLYDAIVDACDELNRIGPGDILVFLPGEREIREAAEALRKHTFGRGGASTEILPLFARLSAEEQSRIFRPHQGRRIVLATNVAETSLTVPGIRYVVDTGLARIKRYSYRNKVEQLQVEKIAQASANQRAGRCGRVSAGVCIRLYDEQDFVRRPAYADPEILRSSLAGVILRMKSLRLGDVESFPFLEAPPPKAINDGYQLLQELGAVTEERALTPVGQELAKLPLDPRVARMIVAARDEGCLNEMLVIAAALTVQDPRERPQEKQGTADAAHKKFADEKSEFLSWIKLWQWYEGELEHKKSQRKLVQACHANFLSALRMREWHDIHTQLHAVATEHGWKENQIPASYDAIHRALLSGLLGNIGCKSEDSGHYLGARGIKFLIHPGSTLAKKAGKWIAAAEITETTKLFARCIARIEPEWLEQVGAHLIKRSHFDPHWEKKAMQAIAFERSTLYGIVVNPKKRVNYGPMNPAEARELFIREGLVGGEIAEEYAKRWAFYTHNHQLMLDIETLEHKSRRPDVLVDDELIVAFYDGIIPEGVTNGADFDKWRKEAERETPKLLHLKREDLMRHEAAGVTTEAFPHEIRLGGIDFDLSYQFEPGSPKDGVTITVPLAQLNQIPAARCEWLVPGLLKEKVVQLVKTLPQKIRSKLVPVPDFAADFVAAVQPSDKALIPALIHYILQSRGLNARGWEITPDAFRPDAIPAHFSFNFRLVDEHGRQLGMSRNLAELRGEWGGQAKQEFSELHETPAEYAGMTDWSFGELPELMEVDVGGQRVVGYPGLSDDGDSVSLCVFDSLEEAQAVHAAGLLRLFRLQFRDQLKYFEKNLPGLTQMAMQYMTLGSQEDLRNQLLDVVLRRACLIEPWPTDAAAFRQRCSEAKPRLGLIAQEICRLVGLILSEWQSVQKKLPAFKAHAAALQDIEKQLGRLIGKRFVADTPFERLQHLPRYLKAVSMRLDKLRANPSRDASLLAEYVPLWTNYERRAIVLAKQGVANPQVEQFRWLLEELRVQLFAQELRTPAPVSVKRLQKMWEAL from the coding sequence GTGAACTCCAGATCCGCCCGTTCAGAATTCGATGATTGCCTTGCTGCCGACCAGCGTCGCCTGCGTTCGATGGCGCGCGACCTGCGCCATCTCTTCGGTGCCAAGCGCGATGCGCTGCAGGCGGATTTCGAGAAGCTGATCGAACGCTCGCGGGCCGCCGTGGCCGTGCGTCGCGAGAACCTGCCGAAACCGAAGTTCCCGGCCGAATTGCCGGTCAACGAGCGCCGCGCCGAAATCGCCGCGCTGATTGCCAGGCATCAAGTGGTCATCGTCTGCGGCGAGACCGGATCCGGCAAAACGACGCAGTTGCCGAAGATCTGCCTCGAACTCGGGCGCGGCACCACCGGCCTGATCGGCCACACGCAACCGCGCCGTATTGCCGCGCGCTCGACGGCGGCGCGCATCGCGCAGGAACTCGAGAGCGAACTCGGTCGTCATGTCGGCTATAAAATCCGCTTTACCGATCGCACCTCGCCGCAGTCCTACGTCAAGCTGATGACCGACGGCATCCTGCTGGCCGAGACGCAGGGCGACCCGTGGTTGCTCAACTATGACACGCTGATCATCGACGAGGCGCATGAGCGCAGCCTCAACATCGACTTCCTGCTCGGCTATCTCAAGCAGTTGTTGCCAAAACGCCCGGATCTCAAGCTGATCATCACCTCGGCGACGATCGATGCCGAGCGCTTCGCGCAGCATTTCAATCAGGCGCCGGTAATCGAGGTGTCGGGGCGGCTCTATCCGGTCGACATCCGTTACCGGCCGGTGCAGGCCGAGGAAGCCGAGGAAGATGACGAGCGCGATCTCTATGACGCGATCGTCGACGCCTGCGACGAATTGAACCGCATCGGACCGGGCGACATTCTCGTTTTTCTGCCCGGCGAGCGCGAAATCCGCGAGGCGGCCGAAGCGCTGAGGAAGCACACCTTCGGGCGCGGCGGCGCGAGCACAGAGATCCTGCCGCTCTTCGCCCGCCTGTCGGCCGAGGAGCAGTCGCGTATCTTCAGGCCGCACCAGGGGCGGCGCATCGTGCTGGCGACCAACGTCGCCGAGACCTCGTTGACGGTGCCTGGCATTCGTTATGTCGTCGATACCGGCCTGGCGCGCATCAAGCGCTATTCGTATCGCAACAAGGTCGAACAACTGCAGGTCGAGAAAATCGCGCAGGCCTCGGCCAACCAGCGCGCCGGGCGCTGCGGCCGCGTTTCGGCTGGTGTCTGCATCCGCCTGTACGACGAGCAGGATTTCGTCCGGCGGCCGGCCTATGCCGATCCCGAAATCCTGCGCTCGTCGCTGGCCGGCGTCATCCTGCGCATGAAGTCGCTGCGCCTCGGTGACGTCGAGTCCTTCCCCTTCCTCGAAGCGCCGCCACCCAAGGCGATCAACGACGGTTACCAGTTGTTGCAGGAACTGGGGGCCGTCACCGAGGAGCGAGCGCTCACCCCGGTCGGTCAGGAGCTCGCCAAGCTGCCGCTCGATCCGCGCGTGGCGCGCATGATCGTCGCCGCGCGCGACGAGGGCTGTCTCAACGAAATGCTGGTCATCGCCGCCGCGCTGACCGTCCAGGACCCGCGCGAGCGGCCGCAGGAAAAGCAGGGCACGGCCGACGCCGCGCACAAGAAATTCGCCGACGAGAAATCGGAATTTCTTTCCTGGATCAAGCTCTGGCAGTGGTACGAAGGCGAACTCGAGCACAAGAAATCGCAGCGCAAACTGGTGCAGGCCTGTCACGCCAACTTCCTGTCGGCGCTGCGCATGCGCGAATGGCATGATATTCACACGCAACTGCATGCGGTGGCGACCGAGCACGGCTGGAAGGAGAACCAGATTCCGGCGAGCTACGACGCGATCCACCGGGCGCTGCTGTCGGGCCTGCTTGGCAATATCGGCTGCAAGTCGGAGGATTCCGGCCACTATCTCGGCGCGCGCGGCATCAAGTTCCTGATTCATCCGGGCTCGACGCTGGCCAAGAAGGCCGGCAAGTGGATCGCCGCTGCCGAGATTACCGAAACGACCAAGCTCTTTGCCCGCTGCATCGCCCGCATCGAGCCGGAGTGGCTCGAACAGGTGGGGGCGCACCTGATCAAGCGCAGCCACTTCGATCCGCACTGGGAGAAAAAGGCGATGCAGGCGATCGCCTTCGAGCGCTCGACGCTGTATGGCATCGTCGTCAATCCGAAAAAGCGCGTCAATTATGGTCCGATGAATCCGGCCGAGGCACGCGAACTGTTTATCCGCGAAGGACTGGTTGGCGGCGAGATCGCCGAGGAGTATGCCAAACGCTGGGCGTTCTACACGCACAACCATCAATTGATGCTCGACATCGAGACGCTCGAGCACAAGTCGCGGCGGCCCGATGTGCTCGTTGATGACGAGCTGATCGTCGCCTTCTATGACGGCATCATTCCCGAGGGCGTTACCAACGGCGCCGACTTCGACAAGTGGCGCAAGGAGGCCGAAAGGGAAACGCCGAAGTTGCTGCATCTCAAGCGCGAAGACCTGATGCGGCACGAAGCCGCCGGTGTGACGACCGAGGCCTTTCCGCATGAAATCCGGCTCGGCGGCATCGATTTCGATTTGAGCTATCAGTTCGAGCCGGGGTCGCCGAAGGACGGCGTCACGATCACCGTGCCGCTGGCGCAGCTCAACCAGATTCCCGCCGCTCGTTGCGAGTGGCTGGTGCCGGGGCTTCTCAAGGAAAAGGTCGTGCAGCTCGTCAAGACGCTGCCGCAGAAGATCCGGTCGAAGCTGGTGCCGGTACCCGATTTCGCCGCCGACTTTGTCGCGGCGGTGCAGCCCTCCGACAAGGCGCTGATTCCGGCGCTGATCCACTACATCCTGCAGTCGCGTGGCCTTAACGCCCGGGGCTGGGAGATCACGCCGGACGCCTTCCGGCCCGATGCGATTCCAGCGCATTTTTCGTTCAACTTCCGGCTCGTCGATGAGCATGGCCGTCAGCTCGGCATGAGCCGTAATCTTGCCGAACTGCGCGGAGAATGGGGCGGGCAGGCCAAGCAGGAGTTTTCCGAACTGCATGAGACGCCGGCCGAATACGCGGGCATGACCGACTGGAGTTTCGGTGAATTGCCCGAGCTCATGGAGGTCGATGTCGGCGGCCAGCGCGTGGTCGGTTATCCAGGACTTTCCGACGACGGCGATTCGGTCTCGCTGTGCGTCTTCGATTCGCTCGAGGAAGCGCAGGCGGTGCATGCCGCCGGGCTGCTGCGTTTGTTCAGGTTGCAGTTCCGCGACCAGCTCAAGTATTTCGAGAAGAACCTGCCGGGACTGACGCAGATGGCGATGCAGTACATGACCCTCGGCTCGCAGGAAGACCTGCGCAACCAGTTGCTTGACGTCGTGCTGCGTCGCGCCTGCCTGATCGAGCCTTGGCCGACCGACGCGGCGGCCTTCCGGCAGCGCTGCAGCGAAGCCAAGCCGCGTCTTGGCCTGATCGCGCAGGAGATCTGCCGGCTGGTCGGACTGATCCTCAGCGAATGGCAGTCCGTGCAAAAGAAACTGCCGGCCTTCAAGGCGCATGCGGCGGCGCTGCAGGATATCGAGAAACAACTCGGGCGACTCATCGGCAAGCGCTTCGTCGCCGACACGCCGTTTGAACGCTTGCAACATCTGCCGCGCTATCTCAAGGCGGTGTCGATGCGGCTCGACAAGCTGCGCGCCAATCCCTCGCGCGATGCGTCGCTGCTCGCCGAGTACGTGCCGCTATGGACCAACTATGAGCGCCGTGCCATCGTGCTCGCCAAGCAGGGCGTGGCGAATCCGCAGGTCGAACAGTTCCGCTGGCTGCTCGAAGAGTTGCGCGTGCAGCTCTTTGCACAGGAATTGCGCACGCCGGCACCGGTATCGGTGAAGCGTTTGCAGAAAATGTGGGAGGCTTTATGA
- a CDS encoding DUF599 domain-containing protein, translating into MSFLDVLAKLSRLDWIGLVWFLVCWLGFELVVDRGWLGKARLQEETHKQRLAWGCSMVRRENRILDSSLIANLLQSLSFYANTSIYIIGALFAALGALDQLIATAAELPFSPRVLSREAVEIKLLILISVFVVAYFKFTWSLRQFNLLSITVGSVPHEVAEAEVEYYARKFAAVNTCAGNDFNRGLRAYYFGMAVMSWMVSAWAFIGATAVIAVVLARREFNSPVLMALRSLDES; encoded by the coding sequence ATGTCCTTCCTCGATGTATTGGCCAAGCTGTCGCGGCTCGACTGGATCGGACTCGTCTGGTTCCTGGTGTGCTGGCTGGGCTTCGAACTCGTCGTCGACCGTGGCTGGCTGGGTAAGGCGCGGCTGCAGGAGGAAACGCACAAGCAGCGATTGGCCTGGGGGTGCTCGATGGTGCGGCGCGAGAACCGCATTCTCGACAGCTCGCTGATCGCCAACCTGCTTCAGAGTCTGTCGTTCTATGCGAATACTTCGATCTACATCATCGGCGCGCTGTTCGCGGCGTTGGGCGCGCTCGACCAACTGATCGCCACCGCCGCCGAACTGCCGTTTTCGCCGCGCGTGCTCTCGCGTGAGGCAGTCGAGATAAAGCTGCTGATCCTGATCAGCGTCTTCGTCGTCGCCTATTTCAAATTCACCTGGTCGTTGCGCCAGTTCAACCTGCTCTCGATCACCGTCGGCTCGGTGCCGCACGAGGTCGCCGAAGCCGAGGTAGAGTATTACGCGCGCAAGTTTGCGGCGGTCAATACCTGCGCCGGCAATGATTTCAACCGCGGTCTCCGAGCCTATTACTTTGGCATGGCGGTGATGTCATGGATGGTGTCGGCCTGGGCTTTTATAGGCGCGACGGCGGTGATTGCGGTGGTGTTGGCGCGACGCGAATTCAACTCGCCGGTGCTGATGGCCTTGCGCAGCCTCGATGAGTCCTAG
- a CDS encoding HAD family phosphatase has protein sequence MLSAILWDNDGVLVDTEHYYFEANRIYLRRYGIELTEEQFCRWYLCESRGAWHLLDPNASRAQIDHWRSERNVIHLQLLEDAGSLLTPGIDTLLAELHGRVAMGIVTSATQESFASIHRRHDLLRHFSFALTAETYERSKPAPDPYLLGVERIGKPADECLVVEDSPRGLAAARAAGLRCIILRHPLMRGHDFAGATRIVDSVDELGEAIETLLDEHA, from the coding sequence ATGCTTTCCGCCATACTCTGGGACAACGACGGCGTTCTCGTCGACACCGAACACTATTACTTCGAAGCCAATCGTATCTACCTGCGCCGCTACGGCATCGAGCTGACTGAAGAACAATTCTGCCGCTGGTATCTCTGCGAAAGCCGCGGCGCCTGGCACCTGCTCGATCCGAACGCCAGCCGGGCGCAGATCGACCACTGGCGCAGCGAACGCAACGTCATCCACCTGCAATTGCTCGAAGACGCCGGATCGCTGCTGACGCCCGGTATCGACACCCTGCTCGCCGAACTCCACGGCCGTGTCGCCATGGGCATCGTCACCAGTGCGACGCAGGAGAGCTTCGCCTCGATCCACCGCCGCCACGATCTGCTCCGCCATTTTTCCTTCGCCCTGACCGCCGAGACGTACGAACGCAGCAAGCCGGCACCCGACCCGTACCTGCTCGGCGTCGAACGCATCGGCAAGCCGGCCGACGAATGCCTGGTCGTCGAGGATTCGCCGCGCGGCCTCGCCGCCGCCCGCGCCGCCGGGCTGCGCTGCATCATCCTGCGCCACCCGCTGATGCGCGGTCACGATTTTGCCGGCGCCACCCGCATCGTCGATTCGGTCGATGAACTGGGCGAGGCGATCGAGACGCTGTTGGACGAGCACGCATGA
- a CDS encoding YkgJ family cysteine cluster protein, with protein MSALTDLHREIDARVDTIRGSHPDWLCGKGCDGCCRQLAELPRLTLSEWALLQTGLAALDETQRDDIRQRLAVLGPAPARPVTCPLLDPATGACPVYAHRPVACRTYGFYAERDRLLVCPQIAAQEADGKHATVIWGNHARIDRALAETGEVRSLAEWFNQAEWKAEAGCG; from the coding sequence ATGAGCGCCCTGACCGACCTCCATCGCGAGATCGACGCCCGCGTCGACACGATCCGCGGCAGCCATCCGGACTGGCTGTGCGGCAAAGGCTGCGATGGCTGTTGCCGCCAGCTCGCCGAACTGCCGCGCCTGACACTCAGCGAATGGGCGTTGCTGCAGACCGGCCTGGCCGCGCTCGACGAAACGCAACGCGACGACATCCGGCAACGTCTGGCGGTGCTGGGACCTGCGCCGGCGCGGCCGGTCACCTGTCCGCTGCTCGACCCGGCGACCGGCGCCTGCCCGGTGTACGCGCATCGCCCGGTCGCCTGCCGGACCTACGGGTTCTACGCCGAACGCGACCGCCTGCTCGTCTGTCCGCAGATCGCGGCGCAGGAGGCCGACGGAAAACACGCCACCGTCATCTGGGGCAATCACGCGCGTATCGACCGGGCGCTGGCCGAAACGGGAGAAGTTCGCAGCCTCGCCGAATGGTTTAATCAGGCAGAATGGAAGGCGGAGGCTGGCTGCGGTTAG
- a CDS encoding glutamine--tRNA ligase/YqeY domain fusion protein, with protein sequence MSNTAKNANTDANTPATNFIRNIIDADLAAGKHAQRRWSGRPGLAKQQLDGELDAAKIRTRFPPEPNGYLHFGHAKSICLNFGLARDYGGRCHLRFDDTNPEKEEKEYVDSIVDAVRWLGFSWDHGNENNLYYASNYFDWMVACAEYLIEAGLAYVDSQNAEEMRANRGTLTEVGKDSPFRSRTPEENLLLFRRMQSGEFADGAHILRAKIDMASPNINLRDPAIYRIRHATHHNTGDKWCVYPMYTFAHPIEDALENITHSICTLEFEDQRPFYDWLLDHLAAGGLLQRPVPQQIEFSRLNLTYVVLSKRKLIQLVEEKHVSGWDDPRMPTLVGARRRGYTPDGFHLFAERIGVSKADSLIDYALFEDCMREVLNETAERRVAVLDPLKLIIDNYPEGEREDCFAPNHPLKPELGKRAMPFGRELWIEREDFMETPSKGYHRLYPGNMARLRYGFVVKCVGCDKDADGKVVAVHCEYMPDSKSGTPGADNYKVKGNLHWVSAADAYPTEVRLYDRLFSNPAPGSGGRDFLDDLNPHSVERITAQLEPALKSAKPDERFQFERHGYFVADRIDSKDGAPVFNRTVTLKDSWGKTAK encoded by the coding sequence GTGAGCAACACCGCCAAGAACGCCAACACCGACGCAAACACCCCCGCGACCAACTTCATCCGCAACATCATCGACGCCGATCTCGCAGCCGGCAAGCATGCCCAGCGCCGCTGGTCGGGTCGGCCGGGTCTCGCGAAACAGCAGCTTGACGGCGAACTCGATGCGGCGAAAATTCGCACGCGCTTCCCGCCAGAACCGAACGGCTACCTGCATTTCGGCCACGCCAAGTCGATCTGTCTGAACTTCGGTCTGGCCCGTGATTACGGCGGCCGCTGCCATCTGCGCTTTGACGACACCAATCCGGAGAAGGAAGAAAAGGAATACGTCGACTCGATCGTCGACGCCGTCCGCTGGCTCGGTTTCTCCTGGGATCACGGCAACGAGAACAACCTCTACTACGCCTCCAACTACTTCGACTGGATGGTCGCCTGCGCCGAGTACCTGATCGAAGCCGGGCTCGCTTACGTCGACAGCCAGAACGCCGAGGAAATGCGCGCCAACCGCGGCACCCTGACCGAAGTCGGCAAAGACTCGCCGTTCCGGTCGCGCACGCCGGAAGAAAACCTGCTGCTCTTCCGCCGCATGCAGTCGGGCGAATTCGCCGACGGCGCGCACATTCTGCGTGCGAAGATCGATATGGCCTCGCCGAACATCAACCTGCGCGATCCGGCTATCTACCGCATCCGTCACGCCACGCACCACAACACCGGCGACAAGTGGTGCGTCTATCCGATGTATACCTTCGCGCACCCGATCGAAGACGCGCTTGAAAACATCACGCACTCGATCTGCACGCTCGAATTCGAGGACCAACGCCCGTTCTACGACTGGCTGCTCGACCACCTCGCCGCCGGCGGCCTGCTGCAGCGCCCGGTCCCGCAACAGATCGAGTTCTCGCGCCTCAACCTGACCTATGTCGTCCTCTCCAAGCGCAAGCTGATCCAGCTCGTCGAGGAAAAGCACGTCTCCGGCTGGGATGACCCGCGCATGCCGACGCTGGTCGGCGCGCGCCGGCGCGGCTACACGCCCGACGGCTTCCACCTGTTCGCCGAGCGCATTGGCGTCTCCAAGGCCGACTCGCTGATCGATTACGCACTGTTCGAGGACTGCATGCGCGAAGTCCTCAACGAAACGGCCGAGCGCCGCGTTGCCGTGCTCGACCCGCTCAAGCTGATCATCGACAACTATCCCGAAGGCGAACGCGAAGACTGTTTCGCGCCGAACCACCCGCTCAAGCCGGAACTCGGGAAGCGCGCCATGCCCTTCGGCCGCGAGCTGTGGATCGAGCGCGAGGACTTCATGGAAACGCCGAGCAAGGGCTATCACCGGCTCTATCCCGGCAACATGGCCCGCCTGCGCTACGGCTTCGTCGTCAAGTGCGTCGGCTGCGACAAGGACGCCGACGGCAAGGTCGTCGCCGTGCACTGCGAGTACATGCCCGATTCCAAGAGCGGCACGCCGGGCGCCGACAACTACAAGGTCAAGGGCAATCTGCACTGGGTCTCGGCGGCCGACGCCTATCCGACCGAAGTGCGCCTTTACGACCGGCTCTTCTCGAACCCGGCACCGGGCAGCGGCGGCCGCGACTTCCTCGACGACCTCAATCCGCACAGCGTCGAACGCATCACCGCCCAGCTCGAACCGGCACTCAAGTCAGCCAAACCGGACGAGCGCTTCCAGTTCGAGCGGCATGGCTACTTCGTCGCCGACCGCATCGACTCGAAGGATGGCGCACCGGTCTTCAACCGCACGGTCACGCTCAAGGATTCCTGGGGCAAGACGGCGAAATAA
- a CDS encoding anion transporter, with the protein MPVFSSIEGLLRDAAAWTAIAVFLATYAFIAVGKLPGYHLDRAGAALLGACLMVWLGVMTLDEAIAAIDFDTIALLLGMMIVVANLRLSGFFHWVNDWVVQRARHPLALLTTVVVLSGVLSAFLVNDTICVVMTPLVLELTLRLRRNPVPYLLAVALASNVGSVATITGNPQNMIVGSLSRMSYGEFAMALVPVALTGLGLTVLLLAVLYRQEFLTREPFAPSPARPARYLPPVILKSLIVLVAMVLLFLFGQPVSKVAILGGAFLLFTRRIKAYKVYREIDWPLLVMFAGLFVVVAAFERVAVTPGVIAAVARQHLDHVGVLTLLTAGLSNLVSNVPAVLMLKPFVVSLPDPERAWRVVAMASTLAGNFTLVGSVANLIVAQRAQRAGVPIGFWAYFRVGAPLTVLTLLFGVFWV; encoded by the coding sequence ATGCCTGTGTTTTCTTCGATCGAGGGATTGCTCCGCGATGCCGCGGCCTGGACGGCGATCGCCGTGTTTCTTGCCACCTATGCCTTCATCGCCGTCGGGAAACTGCCGGGCTATCACCTCGACCGCGCCGGCGCTGCCCTGCTCGGCGCCTGCCTGATGGTCTGGCTGGGGGTGATGACGCTCGACGAGGCGATCGCGGCGATCGATTTCGATACCATCGCGCTCCTGCTCGGGATGATGATCGTTGTCGCCAATCTGCGCCTCTCGGGCTTTTTCCACTGGGTCAATGACTGGGTCGTGCAGCGGGCGCGGCATCCGCTGGCGTTGCTGACGACGGTGGTTGTGCTGTCGGGCGTGCTTTCGGCATTTCTCGTGAACGACACGATCTGTGTCGTCATGACGCCGCTGGTACTCGAACTGACGCTGCGCCTGCGGCGTAATCCGGTGCCGTACCTGCTGGCGGTCGCGTTGGCCTCGAACGTTGGCAGCGTCGCGACGATTACCGGCAATCCTCAGAACATGATCGTCGGCAGTCTGTCGCGCATGTCTTACGGCGAGTTCGCCATGGCGCTGGTGCCGGTGGCGCTGACCGGCCTGGGTTTGACGGTGCTCTTGCTGGCGGTGCTCTATCGGCAGGAGTTCCTGACGCGCGAACCGTTTGCGCCGTCTCCTGCGCGCCCGGCGCGTTATCTGCCGCCGGTGATCCTGAAGTCGCTGATCGTGCTGGTGGCGATGGTGTTGCTGTTCCTGTTCGGGCAGCCCGTGTCGAAGGTTGCGATCCTTGGCGGCGCGTTCCTATTATTCACGCGTCGCATCAAGGCGTACAAGGTGTATCGCGAGATCGACTGGCCGCTGCTGGTGATGTTTGCCGGCCTGTTCGTCGTTGTCGCTGCTTTCGAGCGTGTGGCGGTGACGCCCGGTGTGATTGCCGCCGTCGCGCGTCAGCATCTCGATCATGTCGGTGTGCTGACGCTGCTCACTGCCGGTCTGTCGAATCTTGTCAGCAACGTGCCGGCGGTGCTGATGCTCAAGCCCTTCGTGGTCAGCCTGCCCGATCCGGAGCGTGCCTGGCGCGTCGTCGCGATGGCTTCGACGCTGGCCGGCAATTTTACGCTGGTCGGTTCGGTCGCCAATCTGATCGTCGCTCAGCGCGCCCAGCGCGCCGGCGTACCGATCGGCTTCTGGGCGTACTTTCGCGTCGGTGCGCCGCTGACAGTACTGACCTTGTTGTTCGGCGTCTTCTGGGTCTAG
- a CDS encoding TAXI family TRAP transporter solute-binding subunit, with protein MTRPEAKFVAAALATMLACGIAVAEPREISIGTGSATGVYRIAGETICRLLNHDTARHGLHCTAKGTGGSIHNIEAIRSGALDFGIVQSDVQYLATKGQGQFKDSGPFKDLRAVFAVYPEPLVILARDKSGVTRFEDFRGKRFNVGNPGSGTRTTIDMLLAAAGMSTSDFSRASELSPDEHGKALCENRIDGLSYVVGNPAANLHAITKACNAHLVPLTGPAVDRLVVDTPYFAYTTIPGGIYPGNRDAVRSFGVVATFVTSAKVPNEIVHAVASAVFEHFDEFRKQHPIFAYLHPMDTVHSGLTAPLHDGAFRYFREKGWVRRGD; from the coding sequence ATGACACGGCCAGAAGCGAAGTTCGTTGCCGCAGCGCTTGCGACAATGCTCGCTTGTGGCATTGCCGTGGCCGAGCCACGCGAAATCAGTATCGGCACCGGCAGCGCCACGGGGGTCTACCGCATCGCCGGCGAAACGATCTGTCGCCTGCTCAACCATGACACGGCCCGCCATGGCCTGCACTGCACCGCCAAGGGAACCGGCGGATCAATTCACAACATCGAGGCGATCCGCAGCGGCGCACTCGACTTCGGCATTGTCCAGTCCGACGTCCAGTACCTCGCCACCAAAGGACAGGGCCAGTTCAAGGACAGCGGTCCGTTCAAGGACTTGCGCGCCGTCTTCGCCGTCTACCCGGAGCCGCTGGTCATCCTGGCGCGCGACAAATCCGGCGTAACCCGGTTCGAGGATTTCCGCGGCAAACGCTTCAATGTCGGCAATCCAGGCTCCGGCACGCGTACGACCATCGATATGCTGCTCGCCGCCGCCGGCATGAGTACCAGTGATTTCTCGCGGGCCAGTGAACTGTCGCCCGACGAGCACGGCAAGGCGCTGTGCGAAAACCGCATCGATGGACTCAGCTATGTCGTCGGCAATCCGGCGGCCAATCTCCACGCCATCACCAAGGCCTGCAACGCCCATCTCGTGCCGCTCACCGGACCGGCCGTCGACCGGCTTGTCGTCGACACGCCCTACTTCGCCTACACCACCATCCCCGGCGGCATCTACCCCGGCAACCGCGACGCGGTCCGCTCGTTCGGCGTTGTCGCCACCTTCGTCACCTCGGCCAAGGTCCCCAATGAAATCGTCCATGCGGTGGCCTCGGCCGTTTTCGAGCACTTCGATGAATTCCGCAAGCAACACCCGATCTTCGCCTATCTGCACCCGATGGATACCGTGCACAGTGGGCTGACGGCGCCGCTCCATGACGGCGCCTTCCGCTATTTCCGCGAAAAGGGCTGGGTCCGTCGCGGCGACTGA
- the pyrF gene encoding orotidine-5'-phosphate decarboxylase, with product MTFIDSLNAAWRKNASLLCVGLDPDLAKFPAHLQGKSDAIFEFCRSIVDATADLVCCFKPQIAYFAANHAEDQLEALIAHIHAAYPDIPVILDAKRGDIGSTAEQYAIEAFERYQADALTVNPYMGKDSVDPYLAYPDKGVILLCRTSNPGGSDLQFLDVGGKKLYEHVAEIIARDWNTTGQCGLVVGATFPGEIARVREIVGDMPLLVPGIGAQGGDVEATLNAGRTAGGTGLIINNSRAILYAGKGEDFANASRLAAQASRDLINRYRN from the coding sequence ATGACCTTCATCGATTCACTCAACGCCGCCTGGCGCAAAAACGCCTCGTTGCTCTGCGTCGGCCTCGATCCCGACCTGGCGAAATTCCCCGCCCATCTGCAAGGCAAATCCGATGCGATCTTCGAATTCTGCCGTAGCATCGTCGACGCCACCGCCGACCTCGTCTGCTGCTTCAAGCCGCAAATCGCCTACTTCGCCGCCAACCACGCCGAAGATCAACTCGAGGCGCTGATTGCCCACATTCACGCGGCCTACCCCGACATTCCGGTCATTCTCGACGCCAAGCGCGGCGATATCGGCAGCACCGCCGAGCAATACGCTATCGAAGCCTTCGAACGCTACCAAGCCGACGCGCTGACCGTAAACCCCTACATGGGGAAGGACTCGGTCGATCCGTATCTCGCTTATCCCGACAAGGGCGTCATCCTGCTCTGCCGCACCTCCAACCCTGGCGGCAGCGACCTGCAGTTCCTCGATGTCGGCGGCAAGAAACTCTATGAACACGTCGCCGAAATCATCGCCCGCGACTGGAACACCACCGGCCAGTGCGGCCTTGTCGTCGGCGCCACCTTCCCCGGTGAAATCGCCCGGGTGCGCGAAATCGTCGGCGACATGCCGCTGCTCGTGCCGGGCATCGGCGCCCAGGGCGGCGACGTCGAAGCGACGCTGAACGCCGGCAGGACCGCGGGGGGCACCGGCCTCATCATCAACAACTCGCGCGCCATCCTCTACGCGGGCAAAGGCGAGGATTTCGCCAACGCTTCACGGCTAGCCGCCCAAGCCTCGCGCGACCTGATCAACCGCTACCGCAACTAG